A stretch of the Apteryx mantelli isolate bAptMan1 chromosome 3, bAptMan1.hap1, whole genome shotgun sequence genome encodes the following:
- the AGBL5 gene encoding cytosolic carboxypeptidase-like protein 5 isoform X1, protein MEIRCGGLLFSSRFDSGNLAHVEKVEPPEGDGGPAACGAALPAADYEFNVWTRPDCAQTEYENGNRSWFYFSVKGGAPGKLIKLHILNMNKQSRLYSQGMSPFVRTLPVRPRWERIRERPSFEMVETQFVLSFVHRFVEYRGATTYFAFCYPFSYTECQEMLAQLDSRFEECKNMSPSSPLDSVYYHRELLCHSLDKLRVDLLTVTSCHGMLEKREPRLDKLFPDSTTPRPHCFAGKRVFFLSSRVHPGETPSSFVFNGFLDFILREEDPRAQMLRRMFVFKLIPMLNPDGVVRGHYRTDSRGVNLNRQYLNPDAELHPAVYGAKAVLLYHHVHSRVLPGSPDWRTYVSPLSTSSLSTKSSNHSIRSSGLSLEAPLSELEKANNLRNASSAWKASTYFSPSQDPQPSGVPATELGNKDRAVWILPSNHTVEHCEEEAKRPPSTSLPETILPQDSGLAYYVDLHGHASKRGCFMYGNSFNDENDQVENMLFPKLISLNSPHFDFTGCNFSEKNMYAKDKRDGQSKEGSGRVAIYKALGIIHSYTLECNYNTGRSVNSIPVACHDNGRASPPPPPAFPSKYTVELFEQVGRAVAVAALDMAECNPWPRIILSEHSCLSNLRAWMLKHVRGMKGAAGCPQKKGARTPPKSSNGLPTSTSDNALSRMRSFSNGTSGSGSSQQDSPQIKPSPSFTFSLSRPSGPAPASQGPQRGSTRAPGSVRGLSTASQEAAAQRFDESRVMLIGTFPVIRKSFPSSALSDLALCGLSGHTRCCCRGCALPPLGRRGLRTASPGQAAPAAPEPAASSIRQHPPASSPSLCQEPVAVTAASPLWPLLPPSLPHVRDPACGRPGRGISGRRPRTAGGPARRGRAEGPSRHGAAAGATEEAEHHEGPGAAQPRGAPPSPQQDPCAEERGSGRPEPDGAPLRQHRGPPGLEAELRRAPGCAASTRALPGGSSSWHRGADSRANLPVREQAPAPQASTGPRRRLPLAQLLPPAPVLLR, encoded by the exons ATGGAGATCCGGTGCGGcgggctgctcttcagctcccgCTTCGACTCGGGCAACCTGGCGCACGTGGAGAAGGTGGAGCCGCCCGAGGGGGACGGCGGACCCGCGGCCTGCggcgccgccctccccgccgccgacTACGAGTTCAACGTGTGGACGCGGCCCGACTGCGCCCAGACCGAGTATGAGAACGGCAACAG gtcctgGTTCTACTTCAGCGTGAAGGGGGGGGCTCCGGGGAAGCTGATCAAGCTGCACATCCTGAACATGAACAAGCAGAGCCGGCTCTACTCCCAGGGCATGTCCCCCTTCGTGCGCACGCTGCCCGTGCGGCCCCGCTGGGAGCGCATCCGCGAGCGGCCCAGCTTCGAG ATGGTGGAGACCCAGTTTGTGCTGTCCTTCGTGCACCGCTTCGTGGAGTACCGCGGCGCCACCACCTACTTTGCCTTCTGTTACCCCTTCTCCTACACGGAGTGCCAGGAGATGCTGGCGCAGCTGGACAGCCGCTTTGAAGAGTGCAAAAACATGTCTCCCAGCAG TCCCCTCGACTCCGTCTATTACCATCGAGAGCTGCTCTGCCACTCCTTGGACAAGCTGCGGGTGGACTTGCTCACTGTCACCTCGTGCCACGGCATGCTGGAGAAGCGAGAGCCCAGGCTGGACAAGCTCTTCCCGGACAGCACCACTCCTCGACCTCATTGCTTTGCAGGAAAGAGG GTGTTCTTCCTGAGCAGTAGAGTCCACCCGGGGGAAACACCCTCCAGCTTCGTCTTCAACGGCTTCCTGGATTTCATCCTGCGAGAGGAGGACCCCCGTGCCCAAATGCTGCGGCGGATGTTTGTCTTTAAGCTCATTCCGATGCTGAACCCAGATGGGGTGGTACGAGGCCACTATCG aacGGACTCCCGTGGGGTAAACCTGAACCGCCAGTATCTTAACCCCGATGCCGAGCTGCACCCTGCAGTATATGGGGCCAAGGCTGTCCTCCTCtaccaccatgttcacagccgtGTCCTGCCAGGCTCTCCTGACTGGAGGACGTATGTCTCCCCACTGAGCACCAGCTCGCTAAGCACAAAATCTTCCAATCATTCCATTCGCAGCAGTGGCCTGTCCCTGGAGGCACCCCTGTCTGAGCTGGAGAAAGCCAATAACCTCCGTAACGCATCCAGCGCCTGGAAAGCCAGCACTTACTTCAGCCCTTCTCAGGACCCCCAGCCATCAGGAGTGCCTGCCACTGAGCTGGGGAACAAGGACCGAGCTGTCTGGATTCTCCCTTCTAACCACACCGTGGAGCACTGTGAGGAGGAAGCCAAGAGGCCTCCATCGACATCTCTCCCAGAAACCATCCTGCCCCAGGACAGTGGGCTGGCCTACTATGTAGATCTTCATGGGCACGCGTCCAAGCGCGGCTGCTTCATGTATGGCAACAGCTTCAATGATGAAAATGATCAG GTAGAAAACATGCTGTTCCCTAAACTCATCTCCTTGAACTCTCCTCACTTTGACTTCACGGGCTGTAACTTCTCGGAGAAGAACATGTACGCCAAAGACAAACGGGATGGGCAGTCGAAAGAGGGCAGCGGGCGAGTGGCCATCTACAAAGCCTTGGGTATCATCCATAG CTACACGCTGGAATGCAACTATAACACCGGGCGCTCGGTGAACAGCATCCCCGTGGCCTGCCACGACAACGGACGGGCCAGCCCTCCGCCCCCTCCTGCCTTCCCGTCCAAATACACCGTGGAGCTGTTTGAGCAG GTTGGGAGAGCCGTGGCTGTAGCAGCACTGGACATGGCAGAGTGCAATCCGTGGCCGCGGATCATCCTGTCCGAGCACAGCTGCCTTAGCAACCTGCGAGCCTGGATGCTGAAGCACGTGCGCGGCATGAAGGGCGCAGCCGGGTGTCCGCAGAAGAAAGGTGCCAGGACCCCTCCCAAGAGCTCCAA CGGGCTCCCGACCTCAACCTCTGATAATGCCCTGTCCCGCATGAGGAGCTTCAGCAATGGCACCAGCGGGAGCGGCAGCAGCCAGCAGGACTCGCCGCAGATCAAACCCTCGCCCAGTTTCACCTTCAGCCTGAGCAGGCCCTCCGGTCCGGCGCCTGCGAGCCAGGGCCCTCAGAGAGGCAGCACTAGAGCCCCGGGATCAGTCAGAG GCTTGTCCACCGCCTCCCAGGAGGCGGCAGCCCAGCGCTTTGACGAGTCCCGTGTGATGCTTATTGGCACATTCCCTGTGATTAGAAAGTCATTTCCCTCCTCAGCGCTCTCAG ATCTAGCTCTGTGCGGGCTATCCGGGCAcacccgctgctgctgccgaGGATGTGCGCTGCCTCCTCTGgggaggagggggctgag AACCGCGAGCCCTGgacaagcagcaccagcagcacccgAGCCTGCTGCGAGCAGCATCCGGCAGCATCcacctgcctcctctccctccctgtgCCAGGAGCCTGTCGCGGTCACAGCCGCCTCCCCGCTTTGgcccctgctccctcccagccTCCCTCACGTCAG GGACCCTGCCTGCGGGCGACCGGGCAGGGGCATTAGTGGGCGCCGGCCAAGGACCGCGGGAGGCCCAGCGCGGCGGGGGAGAGCCGAAGGCCCCTCACGGCACGGCGCTGCTGCAG GTGCTACCGAAGAAGCTGAGCACCACGAGGGCCCTGGAGCAGCCCAG ccccggggcgctcccCCCTCGCCCCAGCAGGATCCCTGTGCGGAGGAAAGGGGTAGCGGCCGGCCAGAGCCTGACGGGGCTCCGCTCCGACAGCACCGCGGCCCTCCAGGCCTGGAAGCAGAGCTGCGGCGCGCCCCGGGCTGCGCAGCCTCCACCAG ggctctgccgggaggcTCCAGCTCCTGGCACAGGGGTGCAGACAGCAGGGCAAATCTTCCTGTGCGAGAGCAAGCGCCTGCACCCCAAG CATCCACCGGGCCCCGCCGCAGACTCCCCCTCGCTCAGCTCCTACCGCCAGCTCCTGTCCTTCTGCGCTGA
- the AGBL5 gene encoding cytosolic carboxypeptidase-like protein 5 isoform X2, translating into MEIRCGGLLFSSRFDSGNLAHVEKVEPPEGDGGPAACGAALPAADYEFNVWTRPDCAQTEYENGNRSWFYFSVKGGAPGKLIKLHILNMNKQSRLYSQGMSPFVRTLPVRPRWERIRERPSFEMVETQFVLSFVHRFVEYRGATTYFAFCYPFSYTECQEMLAQLDSRFEECKNMSPSSPLDSVYYHRELLCHSLDKLRVDLLTVTSCHGMLEKREPRLDKLFPDSTTPRPHCFAGKRVFFLSSRVHPGETPSSFVFNGFLDFILREEDPRAQMLRRMFVFKLIPMLNPDGVVRGHYRTDSRGVNLNRQYLNPDAELHPAVYGAKAVLLYHHVHSRVLPGSPDWRTYVSPLSTSSLSTKSSNHSIRSSGLSLEAPLSELEKANNLRNASSAWKASTYFSPSQDPQPSGVPATELGNKDRAVWILPSNHTVEHCEEEAKRPPSTSLPETILPQDSGLAYYVDLHGHASKRGCFMYGNSFNDENDQVENMLFPKLISLNSPHFDFTGCNFSEKNMYAKDKRDGQSKEGSGRVAIYKALGIIHSYTLECNYNTGRSVNSIPVACHDNGRASPPPPPAFPSKYTVELFEQVGRAVAVAALDMAECNPWPRIILSEHSCLSNLRAWMLKHVRGMKGAAGCPQKKGARTPPKSSNGLPTSTSDNALSRMRSFSNGTSGSGSSQQDSPQIKPSPSFTFSLSRPSGPAPASQGPQRGSTRAPGSVREPRALDKQHQQHPSLLRAASGSIHLPPLPPCARSLSRSQPPPRFGPCSLPASLTSGTLPAGDRAGALVGAGQGPREAQRGGGEPKAPHGTALLQVLPKKLSTTRALEQPSPGALPPRPSRIPVRRKGVAAGQSLTGLRSDSTAALQAWKQSCGAPRAAQPPPGLCREAPAPGTGVQTAGQIFLCESKRLHPKHPPGPAADSPSLSSYRQLLSFCAEA; encoded by the exons ATGGAGATCCGGTGCGGcgggctgctcttcagctcccgCTTCGACTCGGGCAACCTGGCGCACGTGGAGAAGGTGGAGCCGCCCGAGGGGGACGGCGGACCCGCGGCCTGCggcgccgccctccccgccgccgacTACGAGTTCAACGTGTGGACGCGGCCCGACTGCGCCCAGACCGAGTATGAGAACGGCAACAG gtcctgGTTCTACTTCAGCGTGAAGGGGGGGGCTCCGGGGAAGCTGATCAAGCTGCACATCCTGAACATGAACAAGCAGAGCCGGCTCTACTCCCAGGGCATGTCCCCCTTCGTGCGCACGCTGCCCGTGCGGCCCCGCTGGGAGCGCATCCGCGAGCGGCCCAGCTTCGAG ATGGTGGAGACCCAGTTTGTGCTGTCCTTCGTGCACCGCTTCGTGGAGTACCGCGGCGCCACCACCTACTTTGCCTTCTGTTACCCCTTCTCCTACACGGAGTGCCAGGAGATGCTGGCGCAGCTGGACAGCCGCTTTGAAGAGTGCAAAAACATGTCTCCCAGCAG TCCCCTCGACTCCGTCTATTACCATCGAGAGCTGCTCTGCCACTCCTTGGACAAGCTGCGGGTGGACTTGCTCACTGTCACCTCGTGCCACGGCATGCTGGAGAAGCGAGAGCCCAGGCTGGACAAGCTCTTCCCGGACAGCACCACTCCTCGACCTCATTGCTTTGCAGGAAAGAGG GTGTTCTTCCTGAGCAGTAGAGTCCACCCGGGGGAAACACCCTCCAGCTTCGTCTTCAACGGCTTCCTGGATTTCATCCTGCGAGAGGAGGACCCCCGTGCCCAAATGCTGCGGCGGATGTTTGTCTTTAAGCTCATTCCGATGCTGAACCCAGATGGGGTGGTACGAGGCCACTATCG aacGGACTCCCGTGGGGTAAACCTGAACCGCCAGTATCTTAACCCCGATGCCGAGCTGCACCCTGCAGTATATGGGGCCAAGGCTGTCCTCCTCtaccaccatgttcacagccgtGTCCTGCCAGGCTCTCCTGACTGGAGGACGTATGTCTCCCCACTGAGCACCAGCTCGCTAAGCACAAAATCTTCCAATCATTCCATTCGCAGCAGTGGCCTGTCCCTGGAGGCACCCCTGTCTGAGCTGGAGAAAGCCAATAACCTCCGTAACGCATCCAGCGCCTGGAAAGCCAGCACTTACTTCAGCCCTTCTCAGGACCCCCAGCCATCAGGAGTGCCTGCCACTGAGCTGGGGAACAAGGACCGAGCTGTCTGGATTCTCCCTTCTAACCACACCGTGGAGCACTGTGAGGAGGAAGCCAAGAGGCCTCCATCGACATCTCTCCCAGAAACCATCCTGCCCCAGGACAGTGGGCTGGCCTACTATGTAGATCTTCATGGGCACGCGTCCAAGCGCGGCTGCTTCATGTATGGCAACAGCTTCAATGATGAAAATGATCAG GTAGAAAACATGCTGTTCCCTAAACTCATCTCCTTGAACTCTCCTCACTTTGACTTCACGGGCTGTAACTTCTCGGAGAAGAACATGTACGCCAAAGACAAACGGGATGGGCAGTCGAAAGAGGGCAGCGGGCGAGTGGCCATCTACAAAGCCTTGGGTATCATCCATAG CTACACGCTGGAATGCAACTATAACACCGGGCGCTCGGTGAACAGCATCCCCGTGGCCTGCCACGACAACGGACGGGCCAGCCCTCCGCCCCCTCCTGCCTTCCCGTCCAAATACACCGTGGAGCTGTTTGAGCAG GTTGGGAGAGCCGTGGCTGTAGCAGCACTGGACATGGCAGAGTGCAATCCGTGGCCGCGGATCATCCTGTCCGAGCACAGCTGCCTTAGCAACCTGCGAGCCTGGATGCTGAAGCACGTGCGCGGCATGAAGGGCGCAGCCGGGTGTCCGCAGAAGAAAGGTGCCAGGACCCCTCCCAAGAGCTCCAA CGGGCTCCCGACCTCAACCTCTGATAATGCCCTGTCCCGCATGAGGAGCTTCAGCAATGGCACCAGCGGGAGCGGCAGCAGCCAGCAGGACTCGCCGCAGATCAAACCCTCGCCCAGTTTCACCTTCAGCCTGAGCAGGCCCTCCGGTCCGGCGCCTGCGAGCCAGGGCCCTCAGAGAGGCAGCACTAGAGCCCCGGGATCAGTCAGAG AACCGCGAGCCCTGgacaagcagcaccagcagcacccgAGCCTGCTGCGAGCAGCATCCGGCAGCATCcacctgcctcctctccctccctgtgCCAGGAGCCTGTCGCGGTCACAGCCGCCTCCCCGCTTTGgcccctgctccctcccagccTCCCTCACGTCAG GGACCCTGCCTGCGGGCGACCGGGCAGGGGCATTAGTGGGCGCCGGCCAAGGACCGCGGGAGGCCCAGCGCGGCGGGGGAGAGCCGAAGGCCCCTCACGGCACGGCGCTGCTGCAG GTGCTACCGAAGAAGCTGAGCACCACGAGGGCCCTGGAGCAGCCCAG ccccggggcgctcccCCCTCGCCCCAGCAGGATCCCTGTGCGGAGGAAAGGGGTAGCGGCCGGCCAGAGCCTGACGGGGCTCCGCTCCGACAGCACCGCGGCCCTCCAGGCCTGGAAGCAGAGCTGCGGCGCGCCCCGGGCTGCGCAGCCTCCACCAG ggctctgccgggaggcTCCAGCTCCTGGCACAGGGGTGCAGACAGCAGGGCAAATCTTCCTGTGCGAGAGCAAGCGCCTGCACCCCAAG CATCCACCGGGCCCCGCCGCAGACTCCCCCTCGCTCAGCTCCTACCGCCAGCTCCTGTCCTTCTGCGCTGAGGCCTGA
- the AGBL5 gene encoding cytosolic carboxypeptidase-like protein 5 isoform X4 — MEIRCGGLLFSSRFDSGNLAHVEKVEPPEGDGGPAACGAALPAADYEFNVWTRPDCAQTEYENGNRSWFYFSVKGGAPGKLIKLHILNMNKQSRLYSQGMSPFVRTLPVRPRWERIRERPSFEMVETQFVLSFVHRFVEYRGATTYFAFCYPFSYTECQEMLAQLDSRFEECKNMSPSSPLDSVYYHRELLCHSLDKLRVDLLTVTSCHGMLEKREPRLDKLFPDSTTPRPHCFAGKRVFFLSSRVHPGETPSSFVFNGFLDFILREEDPRAQMLRRMFVFKLIPMLNPDGVVRGHYRTDSRGVNLNRQYLNPDAELHPAVYGAKAVLLYHHVHSRVLPGSPDWRTYVSPLSTSSLSTKSSNHSIRSSGLSLEAPLSELEKANNLRNASSAWKASTYFSPSQDPQPSGVPATELGNKDRAVWILPSNHTVEHCEEEAKRPPSTSLPETILPQDSGLAYYVDLHGHASKRGCFMYGNSFNDENDQVENMLFPKLISLNSPHFDFTGCNFSEKNMYAKDKRDGQSKEGSGRVAIYKALGIIHSYTLECNYNTGRSVNSIPVACHDNGRASPPPPPAFPSKYTVELFEQVGRAVAVAALDMAECNPWPRIILSEHSCLSNLRAWMLKHVRGMKGAAGCPQKKGARTPPKSSNGLPTSTSDNALSRMRSFSNGTSGSGSSQQDSPQIKPSPSFTFSLSRPSGPAPASQGPQRGSTRAPGSVRGAIQPIVRPVEAEAEQYWPRYRPLRKAASNQLPVAPQAAHHCLFSPAAHPVRLSPVRLQGCYWEPW, encoded by the exons ATGGAGATCCGGTGCGGcgggctgctcttcagctcccgCTTCGACTCGGGCAACCTGGCGCACGTGGAGAAGGTGGAGCCGCCCGAGGGGGACGGCGGACCCGCGGCCTGCggcgccgccctccccgccgccgacTACGAGTTCAACGTGTGGACGCGGCCCGACTGCGCCCAGACCGAGTATGAGAACGGCAACAG gtcctgGTTCTACTTCAGCGTGAAGGGGGGGGCTCCGGGGAAGCTGATCAAGCTGCACATCCTGAACATGAACAAGCAGAGCCGGCTCTACTCCCAGGGCATGTCCCCCTTCGTGCGCACGCTGCCCGTGCGGCCCCGCTGGGAGCGCATCCGCGAGCGGCCCAGCTTCGAG ATGGTGGAGACCCAGTTTGTGCTGTCCTTCGTGCACCGCTTCGTGGAGTACCGCGGCGCCACCACCTACTTTGCCTTCTGTTACCCCTTCTCCTACACGGAGTGCCAGGAGATGCTGGCGCAGCTGGACAGCCGCTTTGAAGAGTGCAAAAACATGTCTCCCAGCAG TCCCCTCGACTCCGTCTATTACCATCGAGAGCTGCTCTGCCACTCCTTGGACAAGCTGCGGGTGGACTTGCTCACTGTCACCTCGTGCCACGGCATGCTGGAGAAGCGAGAGCCCAGGCTGGACAAGCTCTTCCCGGACAGCACCACTCCTCGACCTCATTGCTTTGCAGGAAAGAGG GTGTTCTTCCTGAGCAGTAGAGTCCACCCGGGGGAAACACCCTCCAGCTTCGTCTTCAACGGCTTCCTGGATTTCATCCTGCGAGAGGAGGACCCCCGTGCCCAAATGCTGCGGCGGATGTTTGTCTTTAAGCTCATTCCGATGCTGAACCCAGATGGGGTGGTACGAGGCCACTATCG aacGGACTCCCGTGGGGTAAACCTGAACCGCCAGTATCTTAACCCCGATGCCGAGCTGCACCCTGCAGTATATGGGGCCAAGGCTGTCCTCCTCtaccaccatgttcacagccgtGTCCTGCCAGGCTCTCCTGACTGGAGGACGTATGTCTCCCCACTGAGCACCAGCTCGCTAAGCACAAAATCTTCCAATCATTCCATTCGCAGCAGTGGCCTGTCCCTGGAGGCACCCCTGTCTGAGCTGGAGAAAGCCAATAACCTCCGTAACGCATCCAGCGCCTGGAAAGCCAGCACTTACTTCAGCCCTTCTCAGGACCCCCAGCCATCAGGAGTGCCTGCCACTGAGCTGGGGAACAAGGACCGAGCTGTCTGGATTCTCCCTTCTAACCACACCGTGGAGCACTGTGAGGAGGAAGCCAAGAGGCCTCCATCGACATCTCTCCCAGAAACCATCCTGCCCCAGGACAGTGGGCTGGCCTACTATGTAGATCTTCATGGGCACGCGTCCAAGCGCGGCTGCTTCATGTATGGCAACAGCTTCAATGATGAAAATGATCAG GTAGAAAACATGCTGTTCCCTAAACTCATCTCCTTGAACTCTCCTCACTTTGACTTCACGGGCTGTAACTTCTCGGAGAAGAACATGTACGCCAAAGACAAACGGGATGGGCAGTCGAAAGAGGGCAGCGGGCGAGTGGCCATCTACAAAGCCTTGGGTATCATCCATAG CTACACGCTGGAATGCAACTATAACACCGGGCGCTCGGTGAACAGCATCCCCGTGGCCTGCCACGACAACGGACGGGCCAGCCCTCCGCCCCCTCCTGCCTTCCCGTCCAAATACACCGTGGAGCTGTTTGAGCAG GTTGGGAGAGCCGTGGCTGTAGCAGCACTGGACATGGCAGAGTGCAATCCGTGGCCGCGGATCATCCTGTCCGAGCACAGCTGCCTTAGCAACCTGCGAGCCTGGATGCTGAAGCACGTGCGCGGCATGAAGGGCGCAGCCGGGTGTCCGCAGAAGAAAGGTGCCAGGACCCCTCCCAAGAGCTCCAA CGGGCTCCCGACCTCAACCTCTGATAATGCCCTGTCCCGCATGAGGAGCTTCAGCAATGGCACCAGCGGGAGCGGCAGCAGCCAGCAGGACTCGCCGCAGATCAAACCCTCGCCCAGTTTCACCTTCAGCCTGAGCAGGCCCTCCGGTCCGGCGCCTGCGAGCCAGGGCCCTCAGAGAGGCAGCACTAGAGCCCCGGGATCAGTCAGAG gtgcgATCCAGCCCATCGTCCGGCCTGTTGAGGCAGAGGCTGAACAGTATTGGCCCCGTTATCGACCCTTGAGGAAAGCCGCTAGCAACCAGCTACCCGTCGCGCCTCAAGCTGCGCACCACTGTCTGTTCAGCCCAGCCGCCCATCCAGTCCGTCTCTCTCCAGTTCGGCTACAAGGATGCTATTGGGAACCATGGTGA
- the AGBL5 gene encoding cytosolic carboxypeptidase-like protein 5 isoform X3: MEIRCGGLLFSSRFDSGNLAHVEKVEPPEGDGGPAACGAALPAADYEFNVWTRPDCAQTEYENGNRSWFYFSVKGGAPGKLIKLHILNMNKQSRLYSQGMSPFVRTLPVRPRWERIRERPSFEMVETQFVLSFVHRFVEYRGATTYFAFCYPFSYTECQEMLAQLDSRFEECKNMSPSSPLDSVYYHRELLCHSLDKLRVDLLTVTSCHGMLEKREPRLDKLFPDSTTPRPHCFAGKRVFFLSSRVHPGETPSSFVFNGFLDFILREEDPRAQMLRRMFVFKLIPMLNPDGVVRGHYRTDSRGVNLNRQYLNPDAELHPAVYGAKAVLLYHHVHSRVLPGSPDWRTYVSPLSTSSLSTKSSNHSIRSSGLSLEAPLSELEKANNLRNASSAWKASTYFSPSQDPQPSGVPATELGNKDRAVWILPSNHTVEHCEEEAKRPPSTSLPETILPQDSGLAYYVDLHGHASKRGCFMYGNSFNDENDQVENMLFPKLISLNSPHFDFTGCNFSEKNMYAKDKRDGQSKEGSGRVAIYKALGIIHSYTLECNYNTGRSVNSIPVACHDNGRASPPPPPAFPSKYTVELFEQVGRAVAVAALDMAECNPWPRIILSEHSCLSNLRAWMLKHVRGMKGAAGCPQKKGARTPPKSSNGLPTSTSDNALSRMRSFSNGTSGSGSSQQDSPQIKPSPSFTFSLSRPSGPAPASQGPQRGSTRAPGSVREGSWMQRRAQRSVSSRAALAGSGQTLHSETCDSFSHASAVSAVAQLCSCPAALQPLAGQNVPTTSVALEIVGALFIVGCLVRWSFSVLVMQVSLS, from the exons ATGGAGATCCGGTGCGGcgggctgctcttcagctcccgCTTCGACTCGGGCAACCTGGCGCACGTGGAGAAGGTGGAGCCGCCCGAGGGGGACGGCGGACCCGCGGCCTGCggcgccgccctccccgccgccgacTACGAGTTCAACGTGTGGACGCGGCCCGACTGCGCCCAGACCGAGTATGAGAACGGCAACAG gtcctgGTTCTACTTCAGCGTGAAGGGGGGGGCTCCGGGGAAGCTGATCAAGCTGCACATCCTGAACATGAACAAGCAGAGCCGGCTCTACTCCCAGGGCATGTCCCCCTTCGTGCGCACGCTGCCCGTGCGGCCCCGCTGGGAGCGCATCCGCGAGCGGCCCAGCTTCGAG ATGGTGGAGACCCAGTTTGTGCTGTCCTTCGTGCACCGCTTCGTGGAGTACCGCGGCGCCACCACCTACTTTGCCTTCTGTTACCCCTTCTCCTACACGGAGTGCCAGGAGATGCTGGCGCAGCTGGACAGCCGCTTTGAAGAGTGCAAAAACATGTCTCCCAGCAG TCCCCTCGACTCCGTCTATTACCATCGAGAGCTGCTCTGCCACTCCTTGGACAAGCTGCGGGTGGACTTGCTCACTGTCACCTCGTGCCACGGCATGCTGGAGAAGCGAGAGCCCAGGCTGGACAAGCTCTTCCCGGACAGCACCACTCCTCGACCTCATTGCTTTGCAGGAAAGAGG GTGTTCTTCCTGAGCAGTAGAGTCCACCCGGGGGAAACACCCTCCAGCTTCGTCTTCAACGGCTTCCTGGATTTCATCCTGCGAGAGGAGGACCCCCGTGCCCAAATGCTGCGGCGGATGTTTGTCTTTAAGCTCATTCCGATGCTGAACCCAGATGGGGTGGTACGAGGCCACTATCG aacGGACTCCCGTGGGGTAAACCTGAACCGCCAGTATCTTAACCCCGATGCCGAGCTGCACCCTGCAGTATATGGGGCCAAGGCTGTCCTCCTCtaccaccatgttcacagccgtGTCCTGCCAGGCTCTCCTGACTGGAGGACGTATGTCTCCCCACTGAGCACCAGCTCGCTAAGCACAAAATCTTCCAATCATTCCATTCGCAGCAGTGGCCTGTCCCTGGAGGCACCCCTGTCTGAGCTGGAGAAAGCCAATAACCTCCGTAACGCATCCAGCGCCTGGAAAGCCAGCACTTACTTCAGCCCTTCTCAGGACCCCCAGCCATCAGGAGTGCCTGCCACTGAGCTGGGGAACAAGGACCGAGCTGTCTGGATTCTCCCTTCTAACCACACCGTGGAGCACTGTGAGGAGGAAGCCAAGAGGCCTCCATCGACATCTCTCCCAGAAACCATCCTGCCCCAGGACAGTGGGCTGGCCTACTATGTAGATCTTCATGGGCACGCGTCCAAGCGCGGCTGCTTCATGTATGGCAACAGCTTCAATGATGAAAATGATCAG GTAGAAAACATGCTGTTCCCTAAACTCATCTCCTTGAACTCTCCTCACTTTGACTTCACGGGCTGTAACTTCTCGGAGAAGAACATGTACGCCAAAGACAAACGGGATGGGCAGTCGAAAGAGGGCAGCGGGCGAGTGGCCATCTACAAAGCCTTGGGTATCATCCATAG CTACACGCTGGAATGCAACTATAACACCGGGCGCTCGGTGAACAGCATCCCCGTGGCCTGCCACGACAACGGACGGGCCAGCCCTCCGCCCCCTCCTGCCTTCCCGTCCAAATACACCGTGGAGCTGTTTGAGCAG GTTGGGAGAGCCGTGGCTGTAGCAGCACTGGACATGGCAGAGTGCAATCCGTGGCCGCGGATCATCCTGTCCGAGCACAGCTGCCTTAGCAACCTGCGAGCCTGGATGCTGAAGCACGTGCGCGGCATGAAGGGCGCAGCCGGGTGTCCGCAGAAGAAAGGTGCCAGGACCCCTCCCAAGAGCTCCAA CGGGCTCCCGACCTCAACCTCTGATAATGCCCTGTCCCGCATGAGGAGCTTCAGCAATGGCACCAGCGGGAGCGGCAGCAGCCAGCAGGACTCGCCGCAGATCAAACCCTCGCCCAGTTTCACCTTCAGCCTGAGCAGGCCCTCCGGTCCGGCGCCTGCGAGCCAGGGCCCTCAGAGAGGCAGCACTAGAGCCCCGGGATCAGTCAGAG AAGGGTCCTGGATGCAGCGCAGAGCTCAGCGCTCCGTTTCAAGCAGAGCGGCCTTGGCTGGGTCAGGACAGACGCTGCACAGCGAGACTTGTGACTCCTTCAGCCACGCTTCTGCAGTCAGTGCGGTGGCCCAGCTGTGCTCCTGCCCAGCTGCTTTGCAGCCTCTGGCTGGACAAAATGTGCCCACCACTTCTGTTGCGCTAGAGATTGTAGGAGCTCTGTTCATTGTGGGCTGCCTGGTGAGATGGTCCTTTTCTGTGCTGGTAATGCAGGTGTCCCTGTCTTAA